GCTCCATCTGAGTCTGGCCATTGACTCTTACATGCCTAAGTTCAGTTAGAGTTGTCCACCTACTCTTAGCCATTGTAGACCCAAACAGAAATAGTGCAAAAAGTATGAACGAGATGTAGTACCGATAGTCATCCAAACACCAGAGGCCCACATAAAAAACCTAAACATGAAAAGCACGTAATTAGAACAATGGCTATATTGATCCTCATAATAAATACAACATAATGCTTCATAAGAGTACAAAGCTAAAACACAAAAAATGGCTCCATGCAATGCTTTGTCATCAGCTTTTGAAATGTGGGTTGTAGATACTCAAATATAATTGAAGACAGTGAAAATTACCATATTGTTGAATCATTTGTGGAATGACTATAGCCGAATCCATTGAGAATAATATGAGAGATAATTCGAACCTGAAATCCTCTTGTGCTTTGACAAAAGTAACAGGGATTAACATCCAAACAAATTCAAAACTAGGAACATAAAGGAAAAATAATGAACCAAAACAACTGCAGTGACCGGATGCAAACAGATTTTCTAATGCAAAAGCCTGTTAGATAGACTAAGAGCAGATTCAAAAAGATACACATAGAAGGCTTTCCATATTTTGGCAGACAGAAGTGCAAATACATCATGAATGCCATaaccaccacaaaaaaaaaattggttcatGGAGCATTCTTTCACAGCATACACTTCATTTAAAAAACTTAGGCACTAATATTAGCtattattttttgattgattATTAGCAAAAAAGGATAATAGAAAACTTTCTATCTAAATAAAGCATAGCAACATGGACAATGGTACTtatcatcaaaagaaaaaaaatataaaaataaaaaacaaaacaaagaagaagatgaagaagtagGAATCCTAAGGCCTCATTcctttttcagtgattttcttttttttcaccccgatgaaaaaataattatgaagcaAAATTAATGCATTCTCCTAGAGAAGAATGAAGCATCTCCATCCAAAATAATGTCTACAAGcaataagaataaaataaagcATCTTAAAGCCATGCAGTAGAAAAATATAAATGAAGTGTCACTAAATACGCTAAGCATCCCTAGGAGAAAACTAGGCATATTAAGCATCCCCGCTTTTAAAGATGCCCATAGGCACCAAGAAAAAAACAAAATGGAATATAAACAAACATATATAGAAAGATGATGACAGCTTATCACACTCCCAATCTAAAATCGCTAGCTAGGGTCGCAGTAACTACcgcatactcaaagaaaactctttccataaataTGTAAGACATCTCATTATTATATCATAAAGGAAGGAGTGGAATAAATAATCAACTAAGTAGCAAGGAGTGGAATAAATAATCAACTAAGTAAATCCAAAATCTAAATAACTAAAATCCAAAATTTAATGCCACAAAATTCTACGATATTCACAAAACAAATATAACACATTCTAGTTGTTAAgcatatttattatctaattactaTACTAATACAACATGATTAATATTTTCTAATTAGTATTGGTACAACTTTCCTTATTAATCTCAACTCAAGCTtcttggaacaagattttgagatCCCATGACTTCTGGCAACACCATCAAGCATGGATACATGGATATTTGTTCTAACTTTGTTTCCAACTCTTGTAACACATACCCTCTGTGACATGTAATAATTAATTCTTTAGATGAGACAAACACTAGTTTGTACATAGTTTGAGATTAAATTTAGATGATCTTTCCGGTTGTCTTTATTCTCAGAACTGACAATAAACTGAATCAAATCGGAGATCATGTATACAGAAATGATAATGGAAGAAACGAATAAATATGACATAGAAGATGATAAGAaacaagaaggaagaagagagatgagaaaaatggTGTGCGCAGAGAAGAGAGATTAATTCAAATATCCTTCATTTAATAAGGTTGCTTCTAGCAAACATACAGTAACTAGAAGTAGAATGTCAACTATCACAAGCACCTACCCAATCGGCATCACAATATCCTTGAACAGCAAGATGGTCTTGATTCTGAAACAGCAAGTCTCTTCCAGGGAGTCACTAAAAAACATTTTGGTTTAGATTGAGATATAAAGCTCTCTAGTTtgatctttttattaaaaaaaaaaaggtcaaaacAAAAGTCAAAGCAAAAACAATTGTGAAATTTTAGGTGTTGGtacgaaaaaatagaaaaatggtACGATAGCTCCCCATCAATAAACATTTCCTCTACACTGATGGATGCCGAGATTGGCACTAAAACCATCAATTATCTTGCGGTGGTATGCTAGAAGTGTTGAGAAATATTTGGTGCTAGACTACCAATACTGTTGCATTACTCGAGAGAAGGGGCTTCGGAGCATAACATAGCAAATAAAGAACATCTCGATATCTAACATCATTTTAATACAAACTCCAAGCTCAGTATAAACCAAGTTCGGTAGTTGAAAtactagaataaaaaaaaaaggacgaTGTTGCACATGAGCTTTACTATTTAGACAGTATTTACAGCATCATACCTAACAATTCATCTGTCCCATGTACTTTGTTTTTAAACCATTTGTTTTATCTCAGACATTCTGACACATACAACCATTATAACCACAAACGAGCCAAGAAGGGCTCTATCATCTCCCAAAAGCATTTCAAGAATGTTGCACATCGGAACAAGTCAGTACTTTTCTGTGGTGAAAATTTGAAGAACTCATTATACTGCACTAATGGCATTTCAGAGAAGATCAGCTcacaagaaaagcaagagaaacgGACATGATAACAATGCaacattatattattattgaataaaaagcccacggatgggattcaaatacaaataGCAAATTTCTCATCTATCCTGTCTTTCGAACACTTACATCGTGCCAATAACATGGCCAACTTGTCATTATTTATAGATAAAGATGCAGCTACCTTCTGTTTATTTCTATCCTTTTCCTCTAGGGAGTAATCATCAACAAAGGTACTGCCTCTGAAATCTCCATCAGTTTTCCTACTGAGCATCAGTCTCTGAAGCACAACCATCTTCAAAGGGCGACCCCTGGGGGCGGACATGCAGGCATGTGAACTGATGAGGGTTGGTCTACCAATGATCTACAGCAGATTTCATAGAGTTCATCAAATGGCACGTCATTCAAAGTATAATGCAGTGGCTGTTGCTCTTCAGCGTCTATCTCATAGACGGAATCCAACACATAAGCAACTGAGGCCTCCCCAAATTCCAAATTCAGCAGTCGCCAATTGCAGATCCGCCTGAAAATTGTAACCCATCTTGGAATAATGTAATAACATGAACCACGTAGCTCAAGACCTGCACCCTTCTGTACCATTATACTGGCCTCCAAAACAGCTAGATCCCAACTCAACAATTTAGACGACTGTGTAAGATACTTGATCAAGCAATCTTCAAAAGCTAACTTCTGATTTGGAATCTTCAAACCCATATAGGAACCTTGGCTCAAAAAAGACAGGTCGTTGGAAAAATTTGGAAGCTTGCAACCCTTTATTGCTCTAGTGAGTGGCTCAGTTCTTGCAGGTGAGCTCCAACCAATGCTGGGTAAGAACATGTCTGCTATCATTCTCTCTCTGCTCGATTTCTCTAGCAGATCAACTTCAGGACAAGGCCAACAAATTGGATTCATGGATGCCGCAGTCAGAATTTCCTCCACCAATCGGTCCAGGGCTTTGTTAAAAGCTAAGATGCAATGGTCTGGACCCAATTCAGAGGCATTACAATTGTCAAGAACCCTCAGTGAAGATCTCACATAATTCGAGGCCAGTTCACCGGTCTTTGCCAGAAGTGGAGAAGGTTGTAGAGGCGAACAGTTTGCCAGCCACCGTAGACCCTCTCTCAATTTGTCATCATCAAAGAAACCAAAGTGCTCTCTATCAACCAGGAAAACAACTGAAAACAAGTTTACCCTTGTTTTGTCTGCATCATGAAGACCAAGTCTCTTAATTATTGTGGCTGAAGGATCAGCAGTCTCTTCTTTGCACTCATCACCAACTACTATCAAAAGAGGTAGGCTCGATCCAGAAGGTACAGACATTAAAAGGTTCTGAAGCCGAACCCTTTGAATTTCCCATGGAATGCTTTCTGATACCAGAAACATAATGCAGCTTGCACCAGCAAAAATATCATCATAAGCAAATGGCTCCTTATGGACAAACATTGCCTCCCTAATGACAGATAAACAGCAGGCTTCAGAAGAACTATTTCTGTTGACCCATTTCCTGGAAGAATTACTTCTGTTGACGCATTTCCTGGAAGAACTATTTCTGTTGATCCATTTCTTCCATATCGATAAGTGAGAAGATGAAACCATCAGTTCATCATTTTCTTTACCAGACCCCATGAGTTTTGAGAGCAACCATCTTGAAGCCAAAAGATTGGTTTGACCCATTGTGTCAGTTCCTTGGACACAGACAAGCAACTTCCAGCAAAGGCATCTGGCAACGGGATTTTTTGCACTTAAAATTGGTGCAACCAGTTCTGAGACATTCAGTGTTGACCATGATTTCTCATGTCTTGCATATCTCTCTCTCACAATGTAATCAATGTTGAGCTTGCTTCTGGCTTGTCTTGGTGGCTTCATTAAAAGATAAAGTAAAATAAGGAGCTAAATTTAACATAATATATAACTTCACAAATAATTTATGGAGATCAGAGACATATCAGGGAGATAACTTACTTTTTTAATTTGTTGTTCTGGTGGTCTCCGTGCTTCAATTTGTCCTTCTGGTGGTCTTACTTCTTCAATTTGTCGTTCTGGTGGTCttacttcttcaattttttgttcTGGCGAtcttattttttcaatttgtcGTTCTGGTGGCCTCGCAGCTTCAATTTGTCCTTCTGGTGTTCTTACTTCTTCAATTTGTCGTTCTGGTGGTCttacttcttcaattttttgttcTGGTGGTCTCACTGCTTCAATTTGTTGTTCTGGTGGTCCTAAGGAGAGTGAACTCAATGAACTTGCAAGGAACTCAATTTGTTCCCTGTTTTTCCTCCACAAGGATGTTATCTGCTTCCATTTTCTGGTAGTAAATGATGTAAAGCATAACTGTCAACTCCTGTTTTTAAAAACTGAatcacgttaaaaaaaaaaaacactaataagaagaagaagaaaaacaaacctTACAATCAACTTCAGCTTTTCACTGGCAACTTCATTCTTGggacacaaaattatttttgatgcttCATTTTCTAGGCTTTTGCCTACTTCTGTCTGAGGGGCTGTATTCTCGACTATGAGCTTGGAGTTTGAGAATCCAGGTGCTCCAGCTTGAACTATAGTTGTCTCCGTTTGAGGCAAGATTTCCTGACCCATGGAGGTTTGTCCATTTAATTCAGTTATTTGTTCATCCTCATCATTTTGTACAGAATCATCTTCAGCTTGTGTGACAGCCTCAGAATAAACATCATCAATAATCCTCTTGGACTTCTTGAGGTGCACAAGTTTCGCACACTTGGTTGGAAAATCTACGTCACCATTAAGAAATGGACCTTCCTTCaccatatacatctcttcatatTTTTTCGAAACAAACCCATGATATTCCAGAATACCTTCAACATCCTCCTCCTGAACAGGGTAAAGAAATGTTTAGAGAATTAAGTTCTGCGGAAATGAAATTGATGATTGACCAGCAGCTAAATGGCAAATTTTACCTCCATGCCTAGCCAGTCCACAACATGTGCAATGGGAATTCCATGGTTTTTCTGAAGACCTCCGTGCAAAGCAGCAAGTGCCTTTGTTCTTATCTGGAGAAAAAAGTGTTGTTTAACTAAATGTATTCATAAAACATCATTAACGGTTCTATAAAAGATGCAGTAAGGCTAAATCATGGCTAGTAATGCTAATCCTCTCCTGAGGacataaagcatataataaataaataaataaataaataatgcaaGAACCATGATCGAGGTAATGGCTGGTTGAACTAAAACCATCATCAGATAACCACTGTAATCAGATTAAGGCTGTAAACATGTTGGGTGTGGATGAGCACATCCAATTTGAGTTGTCTTACACTTGCGTGCacgagacacacacacacacacacagagcttGCAGATTTCATGGTGAGATTAGCTCCTTATTGCTTTTGAGCTCagcatttttttttcaatatgtaCCTATGAAAAATATCACAGACACTAATTCAATTCAAAAACAATATCTTCTTTTAAAACTACTTAGGTCCTTTATGAAAATGGATGcaaaaagaatcaaaaattaactataaCCCTCAAAACTCAATCAAAACCATATCTAAGGCATGCATATCCCTCATGTCCTTTTCTCTTAAGCTCAATTGGCTGCATAATAGGAACATAAAATTCCTTGCACGTCAATTTTGATCATGACATCATCAGCTTCAATTGGCCTCGACACAGACTTCAAAATGAGAAAAATCGACATGTTTGCCTTGCCATTATGATTTATCTATTGATCATGCAGCCAATGCAATCTTAGAAGAATCTCTTCCACCAAAGTGATCCTGCACCTAATGGGATCCCAGCAACTTCATCTTTGCTACTTCTTTGTACCAAGGACCATATTCCATCAACACAAGGATCAATCCATTCCCACAGATTCCTTTCATGCTCCTTGCTAGTAAAAGATATAGTTATTAGAAAAACTTGAAAATAATGCATTGAAAGAATCTATTACAAGAGTAGAGATAACAGAATTGAAGTAAATTTCAGGTTCATTGATGCATCATTCATTTTCAATGGGATATCGAGGAAATCCAAGCATGATATCCA
Above is a genomic segment from Elaeis guineensis isolate ETL-2024a chromosome 1, EG11, whole genome shotgun sequence containing:
- the LOC140855736 gene encoding LOW QUALITY PROTEIN: SAC3 family protein B-like (The sequence of the model RefSeq protein was modified relative to this genomic sequence to represent the inferred CDS: inserted 2 bases in 1 codon; deleted 1 base in 1 codon) — encoded protein: MISSTMPAGNQARSSRRSRLQTHANMHFENGNAQTFKRIRLRPSAFESNRSVRKSDFSHEEVQRPDISTPRLGRRRKSRVNYDKFPPQQSNHQIVSYSDAHDSGTSSPPRPSFRNGTKRARSPVPSVDGLATSSIQSDSEREMQPKAKRLAHFNVELSQPIPNLHDLVKHEPSGNKENQASLDKCNADEHTELARDLSSGDNLFDTEGPESSQVVVGLCPDMCPESERKERETKGDLDRYERLNGKRNQTTKFLAVKKYHRTAEREADLIRPMPVLQKTVDHLLSLLDQPYNDNFLSMYNFLWDRMRAIRMDLRMQHIFNQQAIIMLEQMIRLHIIAMHEFCEYKKGEGFSEGFDAHLNIEQMSKTSVELFQMYDDQRKKGINVPTEKEFRGYYALLKLDKHPGYKVGPAELSLDLAKMTPEIRCTPEILFAREVARACRIGNYIAFFRLARKATYLQACLMHAHFAKIRTKALAALHGGLQKNHGIPIAHVVDWLGMEEEDVEGILEYHGFVSKKYEEMYMVKEGPFLNGDVDFPTKCAKLVHLKKSKRIIDDVYSEAVTQAEDDSVQNDEDEQITELNGQTSMGQEILPQTETTIVQAGAPGFSNSKLIVENTAPQTEVGKSLENEASKIILCPKNEVASEKLKLIVRKWKQITSLWRKNREQIEFLASSLSSLSLGPPEQQIEAVRPPEQKIEEVRPPERQIEEVRTPEGQIEAARPPERQIEKIRSPEQKIEEVRPPERQIEEVRPPEGQIEARRPPEQQIKKPPRQARSKLNIDYIVRERYARHEKSWSTLNVSELVAPILSAKNPVARCLCWKLLVCVQGTDTMGQTNLLASRWLLSKLMGSGKENDELMVSSSHLSIWKKWINRNSSSRKCVNRSNSSRKWVNRNSSSEACCLSVIREAMFVHKEPFAYDDIFAGASCIMFLVSESIPWEIQRVRLQNLLMSVPSGSSLPLLIVVGDECKEETADPSATIIKRLGLHDADKTRVNLFSVVFLVDREHFGFFDDDKLREGLRWLANCSPLQPSPLLAKTGELASNYVRSSLRVLDNCNASELGPDHCILAFNKALDRLVEEILTAASMNPICWPCPEVDLLEKSSRERMIADMFLPSIGWSSPARTEPLTRAIKGCKLPNFSNDLSFLSQGSYMGLKIPNQKLAFEDCLIKYLTQSSKLLSWDLAVLEASIMVQKGAGLELRGSCYYIIPRWVTIFRRICNWRLLNLEFGEASVAYVLDSVYEIDAEEQQPLHYTLNDVPFDELYEICCRSLVDQPSSVHMPACPPPGVALEDGCASETDAQXRKTDGDFRGSTFVDDYSLEEKDRNKQKVAASLSINNDKLAMLLARCKCSKDRIDEKFAICI